In one window of Labilithrix sp. DNA:
- a CDS encoding endonuclease/exonuclease/phosphatase family protein: MRGAIVVLGVLAVVACNDAGLTQGNNPIAVPTSSSSSSGGPDGGASGKDGGDTEPPPTPEGWGDPKTTRRPGLLRVAQLNTRRFFDTVCQSGTCSSNGFEAVVTQEAFDRKVATLADGIASLGADVVTLSEVENKTCLDALQAKLEEAGFPFPVAHIAETGAAGSIDVGVLARGELGEVKNYRRDTPLKRPDGSNTTFTRELPEVHLTLGDSEVIVYAAHFRSKSDDDPGRRLAEAQATHDIMKATGDANKGALVVLGGDLNDTPGSEPIAALEAGLLRVASDLPENEQGTYRYQGQDQAIDHIFVTKNRAKSYVAQSATVVRDPGRAGFASSDHASLWADFKLP; the protein is encoded by the coding sequence ATGCGGGGAGCGATCGTCGTCCTCGGGGTCCTCGCCGTCGTCGCGTGCAACGACGCGGGCCTCACCCAGGGGAACAACCCCATCGCGGTCCCGACCTCGTCGTCGTCGAGCAGCGGCGGGCCCGACGGCGGCGCGAGCGGCAAGGACGGCGGCGACACGGAGCCACCGCCGACCCCGGAGGGCTGGGGCGATCCGAAGACCACGCGCCGCCCCGGGCTCCTGCGCGTCGCGCAGCTCAACACGCGGCGCTTCTTCGACACGGTCTGCCAGTCGGGCACGTGCAGCAGCAACGGGTTCGAGGCGGTCGTCACGCAGGAGGCCTTCGACCGCAAGGTCGCGACGCTCGCCGACGGCATCGCCTCGCTCGGCGCGGACGTCGTCACGCTCTCCGAGGTCGAGAACAAGACGTGCCTCGACGCGCTGCAAGCGAAGCTCGAAGAGGCGGGCTTCCCCTTCCCCGTCGCGCACATCGCGGAGACGGGCGCGGCCGGCAGCATCGACGTCGGCGTCCTCGCGCGCGGCGAGCTCGGCGAGGTGAAGAACTACCGGCGGGACACGCCGCTGAAGCGCCCCGACGGCAGCAACACGACGTTCACGCGCGAGCTCCCCGAGGTGCACCTCACGCTCGGCGACAGCGAGGTCATCGTCTACGCCGCGCACTTCCGCTCGAAGTCGGACGACGATCCGGGCCGGCGCCTCGCCGAGGCGCAGGCGACGCACGACATCATGAAGGCGACGGGAGACGCGAACAAGGGCGCGCTCGTCGTCCTCGGCGGAGACCTGAACGACACCCCCGGCTCGGAGCCGATCGCCGCGCTCGAGGCCGGTCTCCTCCGCGTCGCGAGCGACCTCCCGGAGAACGAGCAGGGCACGTACCGCTACCAGGGTCAGGACCAGGCGATCGATCACATCTTCGTGACGAAGAACCGCGCCAAGTCGTACGTCGCCCAGAGCGCCACCGTCGTCCGCGACCCCGGCCGGGCCGGCTTCGCGAGCAGCGATCACGCCTCGCTCTGGGCGGACTTCAAGCTTCCGTAG